A single region of the Salvia miltiorrhiza cultivar Shanhuang (shh) chromosome 8, IMPLAD_Smil_shh, whole genome shotgun sequence genome encodes:
- the LOC130997302 gene encoding heterogeneous nuclear ribonucleoprotein Q isoform X2 — translation MAENTEVEDRVDLDDDNYTEEDDEEPMEDEGAGEGGEENEEEPQEDTKSEDGEKGQSPGTDKNDICIGDMEDKENSASINEDEKEKHVELLDLPPHGSEVFIGGLSRDISEEDLRELCEPLGEIFEIRVMKNRDTGESKGFAFVAFRTKDEAQKAIEELHNKEFKGRTLRCSLSETKYRLFIGNVPKGWSEDDFRKIIESTGPGAETIELIKDPQNPGRNRGFAFVEYYNNACADYSRQKMAAASFKLDGNTPTVTWADPKITPDHSAAAAQVKALYVKNIPENTPTEQLKEIFQQHGEVTKVVMPPAKAGGKRDFGFIHYAERSSALKAVKETEKYEINGQALEVVLAKPQAEKKFDAANPHNPQVPNYIPHPGYAGIPVNPYASIATGYGGAAGFQQPMIYGRGPMPAGMQMVPMVLPDGRIGYVLQQPGVQIPQPVRPRRNDRSNGGGGGGAQARGGGNGADDSNRNRRYRPY, via the exons ATGGCAGAGAATACTGAAGTTGAGGACCGTGTGGATCTTGATGATGATAACTACactgaagaagatgatgaagaacCCATGGAAGATGAAGGAGCTGGAGAAGGTggtgaagaaaatgaagaagagcCTCAGGAGGATACAAAAAGTGAGGATGGTGAGAAAGGTCAATCTCCAGGAACAGATAAAAATGATATCTGCATTGGGGATATGGAAGATAAAGAGAATTCAGCATCTATTAACGAAGATGAGAAAGAGAAACAtgttgaacttcttgatcttccaCCCCATGGCTCTGAAGTTTTCATTGGAGGACTTTCTCGAGATATTTCAGAGGAAGACTTGAGGGAACTTTGTGAACCCCTTGGTGAGATCTTTGAG ATAAGGGTAATGAAGAATAGGGATACTGGTGAAAGCAAGGGCTTTGCTTTTGTAGCTTTCAGAACAAAAGATGAGGCACAAAAGGCAATTGAAGAATTACACAACAAGGAATTCAAG GGCAGGACGCTGCGATGCTCACTTTCAGAAACTAAATACAGATTGTTCATAGGCAATGTACCTAAGGGATGGAGTGAAGATGATTtcagaaaaataattgaatCGACAGGTCCTGGTGCTGAAACCATCGAGCTAATAAAG GATCCTCAGAACCCTGGTCGTAATCGTGGTTTTGCCTTTGTGGAATATTACAACAATGCTTGTGCTGATTATTCCAGGCAAAAGATGGCTGCTGCGAGCTTCAAGCTGGATGGTAACACACCAACTGTAACATGGGCTGACCCGAAGATTACACCTGATcattctgctgctgctgctcag GTCAAGGCCCTGTATGTGAAGAACATTCCTGAGAATACACCAACCGAACAATTAAAGGAAATCTTCCAGCAACATGGGGAAGTCACAAAAGTTGTTATGCCACCTGCTAAAGCTGGTGGGAAAAGAGATTTTGGCTTCATACACTATGCAGAAAGATCAAGTGCCCTTAAAGCTGTCAAAGAGACAGAAAAATACGAGATAAATG GCCAGGCGTTAGAAGTTGTCCTTGCGAAGCCTCAGGCTGAGAAGAAGTTTGATGCAGCTAATCCCCACAATCCTCAAGTTCCAAACTACATTCCTCATCCAGGATATGCTGGCATACCAGTAAATCCCTATGCGTCTATAGCTACTGGATATGGTGGGGCTGCTGGTTTTCAGCAG CCTATGATTTATGGAAGGGGGCCAATGCCAGCAGGAATGCAGATGGTGCCAATGGTTTTACCCGACGGTCGAATTGGCTATGTTCT ACAGCAGCCTGGTGTACAGATTCCTCAGCCTGTGAGACCACGGAGGAATGATAGAAgtaatggtggtggtggtggtggagcaCAAGCGCGGGGAGGTGGCAATGGTGCTGATGATAGTAACCGTAATAGACGGTACAGGCCTTACTAG
- the LOC130997302 gene encoding heterogeneous nuclear ribonucleoprotein Q isoform X1, which produces MAENTEVEDRVDLDDDNYTEEDDEEPMEDEGAGEGGEENEEEPQEDTKSEDGEKGQSPGTDKNDICIGDMEDKENSASINEDEKEKHVELLDLPPHGSEVFIGGLSRDISEEDLRELCEPLGEIFEIRVMKNRDTGESKGFAFVAFRTKDEAQKAIEELHNKEFKGRTLRCSLSETKYRLFIGNVPKGWSEDDFRKIIESTGPGAETIELIKDPQNPGRNRGFAFVEYYNNACADYSRQKMAAASFKLDGNTPTVTWADPKITPDHSAAAAQVKALYVKNIPENTPTEQLKEIFQQHGEVTKVVMPPAKAGGKRDFGFIHYAERSSALKAVKETEKYEINGQALEVVLAKPQAEKKFDAANPHNPQVPNYIPHPGYAGIPVNPYASIATGYGGAAGFQQQPMIYGRGPMPAGMQMVPMVLPDGRIGYVLQQPGVQIPQPVRPRRNDRSNGGGGGGAQARGGGNGADDSNRNRRYRPY; this is translated from the exons ATGGCAGAGAATACTGAAGTTGAGGACCGTGTGGATCTTGATGATGATAACTACactgaagaagatgatgaagaacCCATGGAAGATGAAGGAGCTGGAGAAGGTggtgaagaaaatgaagaagagcCTCAGGAGGATACAAAAAGTGAGGATGGTGAGAAAGGTCAATCTCCAGGAACAGATAAAAATGATATCTGCATTGGGGATATGGAAGATAAAGAGAATTCAGCATCTATTAACGAAGATGAGAAAGAGAAACAtgttgaacttcttgatcttccaCCCCATGGCTCTGAAGTTTTCATTGGAGGACTTTCTCGAGATATTTCAGAGGAAGACTTGAGGGAACTTTGTGAACCCCTTGGTGAGATCTTTGAG ATAAGGGTAATGAAGAATAGGGATACTGGTGAAAGCAAGGGCTTTGCTTTTGTAGCTTTCAGAACAAAAGATGAGGCACAAAAGGCAATTGAAGAATTACACAACAAGGAATTCAAG GGCAGGACGCTGCGATGCTCACTTTCAGAAACTAAATACAGATTGTTCATAGGCAATGTACCTAAGGGATGGAGTGAAGATGATTtcagaaaaataattgaatCGACAGGTCCTGGTGCTGAAACCATCGAGCTAATAAAG GATCCTCAGAACCCTGGTCGTAATCGTGGTTTTGCCTTTGTGGAATATTACAACAATGCTTGTGCTGATTATTCCAGGCAAAAGATGGCTGCTGCGAGCTTCAAGCTGGATGGTAACACACCAACTGTAACATGGGCTGACCCGAAGATTACACCTGATcattctgctgctgctgctcag GTCAAGGCCCTGTATGTGAAGAACATTCCTGAGAATACACCAACCGAACAATTAAAGGAAATCTTCCAGCAACATGGGGAAGTCACAAAAGTTGTTATGCCACCTGCTAAAGCTGGTGGGAAAAGAGATTTTGGCTTCATACACTATGCAGAAAGATCAAGTGCCCTTAAAGCTGTCAAAGAGACAGAAAAATACGAGATAAATG GCCAGGCGTTAGAAGTTGTCCTTGCGAAGCCTCAGGCTGAGAAGAAGTTTGATGCAGCTAATCCCCACAATCCTCAAGTTCCAAACTACATTCCTCATCCAGGATATGCTGGCATACCAGTAAATCCCTATGCGTCTATAGCTACTGGATATGGTGGGGCTGCTGGTTTTCAGCAG CAGCCTATGATTTATGGAAGGGGGCCAATGCCAGCAGGAATGCAGATGGTGCCAATGGTTTTACCCGACGGTCGAATTGGCTATGTTCT ACAGCAGCCTGGTGTACAGATTCCTCAGCCTGTGAGACCACGGAGGAATGATAGAAgtaatggtggtggtggtggtggagcaCAAGCGCGGGGAGGTGGCAATGGTGCTGATGATAGTAACCGTAATAGACGGTACAGGCCTTACTAG
- the LOC130997303 gene encoding 3-ketoacyl-CoA synthase 1 gives MESIDVNEERLLAEVDFKDSSSVVIKIRRKLPDFLHSVKLKYVKLGYGYSCNPATALLFLAVVPLFLSAKTLLLDTATVLVGSTALTLMVGVYWAKRPRPVYLVDFACYKPHDERKMSVDSFLKMTAENGGFEAESINFQNKISHRSGLGNETYFPRGITSHPPNLSMEEARLEAEAVMFGALDSLFSTTGIRPSQIGILIVNCSLFNPTPSLSSMIVNHYKLRTDIKSFNLGGMGCSAGLISIDLAKHLLQANPDTYAVVVSTENITLNWYFGNDRSMLLCNCIFRMGGAAILLSNKARDRRRSKYELVHTVRTHKGADEKSYNCVYQREDDKGVVGVSLARELMAVAGDALKTNITTLGPLVLPLSEQLMFLVRLLKRKLLGARVRPYIPDFKLAFEHVCIHAGGRAVLDAIENNLQLTEWHMEPSRMTLHRFGNTSSSSLWYELAYTEAKGRVSGGDRLWQIAFGSGFKCNSAVWKALREIPAEQCLYPNNPWSDCIHKYPLHIPPTSAT, from the coding sequence ATGGAGAGCATCGACGTGAATGAGGAGAGGCTTCTGGCGGAGGTGGACTTCAAGGACTCTTCCTCCGTGGTCATCAAAATCCGGCGCAAGCTGCCGGACTTTCTTCACTCGGTGAAGCTCAAGTATGTGAAGTTAGGATACGGGTACTCGTGCAACCCGGCGACGGCGCTCCTCTTCCTGGCAGTGGTGCCTCTGTTCTTATCGGCGAAGACGCTCCTCCTCGACACGGCCACCGTCCTTGTGGGGTCCACCGCCCTGACCCTGATGGTGGGCGTGTACTGGGCCAAGAGGCCGCGGCCGGTGTACCTGGTGGACTTCGCATGCTACAAGCCCCACGACGAGAGGAAGATGTCCGTGGATTCATTCCTCAAGATGACGGCGGAGAATGGAGGTTTCGAGGCGGAGTCGATCAACTTCCAGAACAAGATCTCCCACCGGTCGGGGCTGGGCAACGAGACGTACTTCCCGAGGGGGATCACCTCCCACCCGCCCAACCTCTCCATGGAGGAGGCGCGGCTGGAGGCGGAGGCCGTCATGTTTGGCGCCCTCGACTCCCTCTTCAGCACCACGGGGATAAGGCCCTCCCAAATCGGGATTCTCATAGTCAACTGCAGCTTGTTCAACCCCACGCCGTCCCTCTCCTCCATGATCGTCAACCACTACAAGCTGAGGACGGACATCAAGAGTTTCAACCTGGGAGGGATGGGGTGCAGCGCGGGCCTCATCTCCATCGACCTCGCCAAGCACCTGCTGCAGGCCAACCCGGACACCTACGCCGTCGTCGTCAGCACCGAGAACATCACCCTCAACTGGTACTTCGGCAACGACCGCTCCATGCTGCTCTGCAACTGCATCTTCCGCATGGGGGGCGCCGCCATACTGCTGTCCAACAAGGCCAGGGACAGGCGCCGCTCCAAGTACGAGCTCGTCCACACGGTGCGGACCCACAAGGGGGCCGACGAGAAGAGCTACAACTGCGTGTACCAGAGGGAGGACGACAAGGGCGTCGTCGGGGTGTCCTTGGCCAGGGAGCTCATGGCCGTGGCCGGGGACGCCCTCAAGACCAACATAACCACGCTGGGGCCGCTCGTGCTGCCGCTGTCGGAGCAGCTCATGTTCCTCGTCAGGCTGCTCAAGAGGAAGCTGCTGGGGGCCAGGGTCAGGCCCTACATACCGGACTTCAAGCTCGCCTTCGAGCACGTGTGCATCCACGCGGGCGGGAGGGCCGTGCTCGACGCCATCGAGAACAACCTGCAGCTCACCGAGTGGCACATGGAGCCTTCGCGGATGACGCTGCACAGATTCGGCAACACGTCCAGCAGCTCCCTCTGGTACGAGCTCGCCTACACGGAGGCCAAAGGCCGAGTGTCCGGAGGGGATCGGCTCTGGCAGATCGCCTTCGGCTCCGGCTTCAAGTGCAACAGCGCCGTCTGGAAAGCGCTCAGGGAAATCCCCGCCGAACAATGCCTCTACCCTAATAATCCTTGGTCTGATTGTATCCATAAATACCCTCTCCACATTCCACCTACCTCTGCCACTTAG